A genome region from Natronobeatus ordinarius includes the following:
- a CDS encoding DUF7344 domain-containing protein produces the protein MATQADSRPGRGEIFDLLSNHRRRYAIHYCKREDEPVSLGDLAEHVAAWELDKEVEELTSAERKRVYTALQQQHLPTLERANVIEFDNRTVELTDEAAELDIYLDVVPADSIPWGLYYLGLSAFAGIVLGGLWLEWIPTETVPELGWATLLFALFAGSAVVHVLQSRRMRLGKMEKPP, from the coding sequence ATGGCGACACAGGCAGACAGCCGGCCGGGTCGCGGAGAAATTTTCGACCTGCTGAGCAATCACCGCCGCCGGTACGCGATCCACTACTGCAAGCGCGAGGACGAGCCCGTCAGCCTCGGCGACCTCGCCGAGCACGTCGCCGCCTGGGAACTCGACAAGGAGGTCGAGGAGCTGACCTCCGCCGAACGCAAACGCGTCTACACCGCGTTACAACAGCAACACCTGCCCACGCTCGAGCGCGCGAACGTGATCGAGTTCGACAACCGGACCGTCGAGCTCACCGACGAGGCAGCCGAACTCGACATCTACCTCGACGTCGTCCCCGCGGACTCGATCCCCTGGGGGCTGTACTATCTGGGCCTGTCGGCGTTCGCGGGGATCGTGTTGGGTGGGCTCTGGCTCGAGTGGATTCCGACTGAGACGGTCCCCGAACTCGGCTGGGCGACGCTCCTGTTCGCGCTGTTCGCGGGCTCGGCGGTCGTCCACGTGCTGCAGAGTCGGCGGATGCGCCTCGGGAAGATGGAGAAACCACCGTAA